From Acidovorax sp. FHTAMBA, one genomic window encodes:
- a CDS encoding lipocalin family protein: MTHPLTPPSWPRRLVRLVAAPVFVAVALALAGCASTTPPAGIAAVSPFDLTRYEGRWYEVARLDHAFERGMTDVSATYQRQADGSVRVLNRGFDPGRNDWRQAEGKARFTGDANTASLKVSFFGPFYGGYHVAALDADYQWALVVGPDRSYFWILSRTRQLPPALRGQLIARADALGIDTRALIWVTHHRTDPQP; the protein is encoded by the coding sequence ATGACCCACCCCCTCACTCCACCATCCTGGCCCCGCAGGCTGGTGCGCCTTGTAGCGGCCCCTGTGTTCGTCGCGGTGGCACTGGCGCTGGCGGGTTGCGCCTCCACCACCCCGCCGGCCGGCATTGCGGCCGTGTCACCGTTTGATCTGACGCGCTACGAGGGCCGCTGGTACGAGGTGGCCCGGCTCGACCATGCGTTCGAGCGCGGCATGACCGACGTGAGCGCCACCTACCAGCGCCAGGCCGACGGCAGCGTGCGCGTGCTGAACCGGGGTTTTGACCCCGGCAGGAACGACTGGCGCCAGGCCGAGGGCAAAGCCAGGTTCACCGGTGATGCGAACACCGCGTCGCTCAAGGTGTCGTTCTTTGGCCCGTTTTACGGCGGCTACCACGTGGCCGCGCTGGATGCGGACTACCAGTGGGCGCTGGTGGTGGGGCCAGACCGGAGCTATTTCTGGATTCTGTCGCGCACCCGGCAGTTGCCGCCCGCCCTGCGCGGGCAGCTCATCGCCCGTGCCGATGCGCTGGGCATTGACACCCGCGCGCTGATCTGGGTGACCCACCACCGCACCGACCCGCAGCCATGA
- a CDS encoding FAD-dependent oxidoreductase yields the protein MSSDADALPIAVIGAGLAGLSCAQALLRAGHTVHVFDKARGPSGRMSTRRAEDGHGAWQCDHGAQYFTARDPAFRAEVARWQQAGVAALWNARLASFDGSAWTTPHTPLERFVGTPRMTSPAAWLVQHLGERARAQWQTTVQRLGFADGGWAITSAEQGLHSQRYGTVLLAVPAPQVVPLLAPVAPAGAAVAASARMRGSWAVMLRYASPVALPWEGAFINTGPLRWVARDSSKPGRTGAETWLLHASAEWSEAHIEDSAESVTATLLAAFADLGGPAPLAATAHRWRYADTEVPLTQGSWWDATLRLGLCGDWLNGGKVEGAWLSGQALAQQVVQPA from the coding sequence ATGAGCAGCGACGCCGACGCTTTGCCGATTGCCGTCATCGGCGCAGGCCTGGCAGGCCTGTCGTGCGCGCAGGCCCTGCTGCGGGCGGGCCACACGGTGCACGTTTTCGACAAGGCCCGAGGCCCCTCGGGCCGCATGAGCACGCGCCGCGCGGAAGACGGCCATGGCGCCTGGCAGTGCGACCACGGTGCGCAGTATTTCACCGCCCGCGACCCCGCCTTTCGCGCGGAGGTGGCCCGCTGGCAGCAGGCCGGTGTGGCGGCGTTGTGGAATGCCAGGCTGGCCAGCTTTGACGGCAGCGCGTGGACCACGCCGCATACACCGCTGGAGCGGTTTGTGGGCACACCGCGCATGACATCACCCGCCGCCTGGCTGGTGCAGCACCTGGGCGAGCGGGCGCGGGCGCAGTGGCAGACCACCGTGCAGCGGCTGGGCTTTGCCGATGGCGGTTGGGCCATCACCTCGGCAGAGCAGGGCCTGCACAGCCAGCGCTACGGCACTGTGCTGCTGGCCGTGCCCGCGCCGCAGGTTGTGCCCTTGCTGGCCCCCGTGGCCCCCGCAGGCGCCGCCGTAGCCGCCAGTGCCCGCATGCGCGGCAGCTGGGCCGTGATGCTGCGCTACGCAAGCCCCGTGGCCCTGCCGTGGGAAGGTGCGTTCATCAACACCGGCCCGCTGCGCTGGGTGGCGCGCGACAGCAGCAAGCCGGGTCGCACGGGCGCAGAAACCTGGTTGCTCCACGCCAGCGCCGAGTGGAGCGAAGCGCATATCGAAGACAGCGCCGAGTCGGTAACGGCAACACTGCTCGCGGCTTTTGCAGACCTTGGCGGCCCTGCGCCCCTGGCCGCCACCGCCCACCGCTGGCGCTATGCCGACACCGAAGTCCCGCTGACACAGGGCAGCTGGTGGGACGCCACGCTGCGCCTGGGCCTGTGCGGCGACTGGTTGAACGGCGGCAAGGTCGAAGGCGCCTGGCTCAGCGGGCAGGCGCTTGCGCAGCAGGTTGTGCAGCCTGCGTAG
- a CDS encoding DUF2256 domain-containing protein yields MRMRKKSDLPQKTCLHCGLPFTWRKKWEKVWDEVKYCSDRCRSERKRAGKAAEEGAA; encoded by the coding sequence ATGCGCATGCGCAAAAAATCAGACCTCCCGCAGAAAACCTGCCTGCACTGCGGGCTGCCCTTCACCTGGCGAAAGAAGTGGGAGAAGGTGTGGGACGAAGTGAAGTACTGCTCAGACCGCTGCCGCAGCGAACGCAAACGTGCGGGCAAGGCAGCAGAGGAAGGCGCTGCATGA